Below is a window of Mucilaginibacter ginkgonis DNA.
TCTTCTTATCGAGATGAATATAAAAATCGAACTTACCGTTATCAAGTTTCTTGATAACACGCATGGTTTGCACGGCAGATGTATACGTGATAATCAAGCAAGCATGCCTCATAATAGTTTTTAGGTTGCATTAAAGTTATAACTATAAATACATTAATACAAAATAAGGCAGACGTAAATGGATGATTTTTAGTTGATAATAAAACCTGAAGTTTGATGCCCGTTTCGATTGTGATCAACTATGCGCAGGTCGTTATTTTCCCATTCTACGGCAACGGATCTGGTTTTGCCGGATGGGCCGGGTCATAAACAGCTACTGCAACGCGCGAATCCGCGCAACCGTAATAAAGAAACCACTTGCTTTTAAAGTAGGCCATGCCTTCTATAAACACCGTTCCGTTAATGTATTGGCCGCTTTTTTCAAAGGCTGCCATCGGTCGAAGGAAAGGAACATCCAACCGCCTGATAAATTTTGACGGTTCTTTAGCACTGAATAATGCCTGACCTGCACAATAAGAATTGGCAGTGAATCGTGTGTCGCGGCCTTCGGCCGCTTTATTTTTGCCGTTATAAAACAGGATAATGCCTTTATCGGTCATCAAAGCCGGTGGGCCGCATTCTGTAAGGTCGCTGTCAAAGTAACCTAATCGCGGCGACATCAATTCTTTTAAGTCGCCTTTGCTATCAACAACAGGCGCCCAGTTCACTAAGTCTGTCGAGGTGGCGGCGTAGACATGCAATTCGCCCCAATACAACCAATATTTGCCATGGCTTTTGATGATTACCTGTTTACCGTTAACAACTTTGGTCAAGATAGAAGCAGATTTAGAGGCAATGTTAAAAAATTTGCCGTTGTAGGCCTTGCGAAATATGGGGCCGTTTTTAGTCCAGTGTAACAGGTCGCGACTTGTAGCCACGCCTAAGCGTGGCACATCACGGTTCCATTCGGTGTAGAAAACCACATAGGTGCCAGTAGGAGTGACAGCAACGCGCGGGTCTTCGCACCCTCCAGGCCATTCATAGGGTTTACCCACATCATTGGCCGGGTAAAGAACAGGTGTTCTATTCCGTTTAAAAGATATGCCATCGCTACTTTCTGCATATCCCAAACGCGAAGTGCGGAAACCGATACCAATGCCGTAAAGATCTTCGGCGCGATACAATACTACGATCTTGCCATTTTTAATTGTCGCTGCCGCGTTAAAGGTATCATTCGCCTCCCACTGCACCTGCTTTTTGCTCATTGGGTCGAGGAAAAGGCTGGTTGTGTCCGGAGAGATAATTGGGTTTACACCTTTTACCCTTTCAAAGCCGCCAAATGCCCAATCAGGTAATTTATTAATGGCAGTTTGTGAAAAGCCTGCAGTTGAATTTAGTAGTGCTAATGCAATGGCACCTGCTTTTAAAAATTTAAGCATGGAAACGAAGATCTTATAATTGGTTGTGACTAAAGTAACACATTAAATATAACAGCACAAAAAAAGGGCGGCGTTTGCACGCTGCCCTTCAATGTATAGTTTTAGGTTGGTTATCAATATTTAAGAATAGTGAACTCTGTGCGGCGGTTAAGCTGATGTTCCGCTTCACTGCATTTAACTCCGTTTGCACATTTATTTAATAAGCGCGTTTCGCCATAACCGTGAGCGATAATTCGCTCCGGATCAATGTCACCTGTAGTAACCATGTAGTCAACCACGGCGTGCGAACGTCTGCGGGACAGCGCCATATTATAATCGTCGTCCGCGCGGCTGTCCGTATGTGAACCGATCTCGATCACCAACGTAGGGTTGTCTTGCATAATCTTGATGATCTTATTCAATTCAACGGCTGCCTCAGGACGGATGTCGGACTTGTCCAAATCATAATAAATATTCTCGATGCGAATGGCCTTATTTAGTTCGATTCTGTCGATATAAAGATTTTTTCTTAAGGTCTTTGGAGGCGTTACGCCAATGGTTGAAACGCTTGCATTGTCACTCAAAAAGCCGCTGCGTTCGCCACGCAGAGAATATGTATTGCCGGTCTGAACGTTGTAAGAGAAATGACCGTTGTCATCCGTAGTGACAACTTTGGGAGAGCCGTTAGACTGAGTCAGCGTAACCGTAGCATCCGGAACCGGAAGAATGGTTTTTTTATTGTAAACGTAACCTTCAAGTTTGATACGTGCTACAGCTTTTTCCTTATAGCTGTAAATATCATCACTACCTACTCCGCCTGTACGGTTTGATGAAAAGTAACCGGTATTGTTGGCATATCGGTTATATGCAAAGTCATCTTGCGGAGAATTGGTAGGATACGCCAGGTTTACGGGCGTAGTCAAATCTTCGTCGACAATAGCAGATCTGTAGATATCTAATCCACCCATGCCGACACCGCCATCTGATGAAAAATACATCATCTTATCTAAGATGTAAGGCGTACGCTCATTACCAGCAGTGTTGATCTTTTTTAGATTTTTAAGGTTTGACCATACGCCATCGGTGTTTTTAGTTACCGAGTAAATGTCGGTACCGCCGATACCTCCGGGCATGTTTGAAACGAAATATAACGTTTTACCGTCCGGACTTATGAACGGATCGCCTACCGAATATTTCTGAACGTTATTTAAGTTGAAGGGCACAGGTTTGCTCCAGGCATTGCCTCGTTTAGTGCTCGAGTAGATCTCGAGGTTGATGGTTTTTATAGCGCCTTTCTCTTTGCTGATGTTTTTAGGGATGCGGGTAAGCGTAAAAAACATTTGGCTACCGTCTGCAGTAAATGATGGTGCGCCTACGTGGTAATCAGTTCCTGCATCGAAATTAAAATGCTTAACCATAGAAGCAACACTTGTAGCTGCCGAATTAGATTCGTAAAGGCTCAAGTAATCGTTACCTGTCCAACCGTATACACGGTCGTTGATCTCTACACCGTGCTCTGTTTTAGTTACAGCCCTTTCTTTTTGTGTATTAGGTCTGTCTGAAGTAAATACTACCGAGTTGTTATACTTAATGGCACCCCAGTCAGATTTTGCGCTGTTTAGAAATTGCTCATTGTTAACGTCGGTACCTGTAGGGTCGTTGATCCATTTTATTGCAGAATCACAAGACGCGGTAAAGAAGCGAAGTTTTACGCTATCAATAGGCAAACTCATTGCATAGTACTGAATATATTGCTGCCTTGCTTCCGCATATTTAGAATTAGCCTTGAGCATTTCCGCATAGGTATAAGTATTTTCGGTCTTGCTTTCAGGCATGCCCACAACAACTGCGTACCACGTCTCTGCATTTTTAAAATCACGCATCAGCAAATAGCAGCTTGCAATATGCTCGGCAACAAAGAGTGTTGGGTCTTTTTTATAGATCTTTAAATACATCTCTACCGCTTTTGAATAATTGTAGAGATTGTACTGATCATTAGCCATTTTTAATGAATAGGATTGCGCTTTAGCACCTAAACTTGAAATTAAGAGACAAATGGACAGGCTAATTGCTGTTAAAACTTTTTTCATGTATATGCTTATGCCTCGTGGTGCGATATTAGGTTATACAATATTAAAAGAAACGTGGGGTTAACATTCGGCTTTTGTAATTCTTGATATAGAACCCAATTGATATCTCGTGGGTACCGCCGCTGTACCCCGCTAACGGCCCAATTGAAAAGTCATACCCATAACCAATGCGGATGTTATCAACAGGGAAAACTTCGATAGCTGCTACGACAGAGTTAAGCGGCGTAAGGTCGTTCTGCAAATAGCTTTTATTATAAATGTTTACACCGGTACGGTAAGAACCGCCTAACCATAATTTTTGTCCCAGTAATAAGAATAAGTTAAGATCCAAACTGGTTGGGCCTCCGCGATCGTCTTTAAGCAAGAAGCTCGGTTTCAAAAATATGTCCTTGCTGATAGGGGCAAGCATGCCCGCGGTTACATAATAATGTGGTTTTGGCTGAGCTAAGAAACCGCTCGTATTTTTCACGTTAACATACTGAGATATCAGGTTGTCTGCAGAGATCCCGGCGTAATATTTATCGTTAGAAAAATAAGCGCCGACGCGGCCATCAGGTAAGATCTTATTCACGGTACCGAGTGGCAGATTAGTTTCGGGATTGGTAGTTACAATTTGAGACCCATCTACACCGACTTGAACAATACCTAAACCAAAACCTAATGCCAGGCGCGAAGACCCCGTGCTGTTAAGCCGTAAACGATAAGCGTAGTTACCATAGGCAGACAAGCTGCGCTGTGCACCCAATTTGTCTGATGCTATCTGGAAAGCCAGACCTACCTTACCATCATTCACTATATCATCAACCGCCAGAGACATGCTCACAGGCGCGCCCACAATACCTGTCCACTGATTACGGTAATATGCATGCAGATTAAGGTTTTCTTTATAACCTGCATAGGCAGGGTTAATATATATGCCGTTAAACATATACTGACTTTGCTGGACATCTTGCTGCGCATAAAGTGCGCTTGCGCAAAATAAAAATGCCAACATTGCCAGTACTCTCTTCATCTGATATCTTAAAGTCATTTGATCAGCTATTTCCTTTTTCTTAATTAACCTTATTTCTTATTAAGCTCACGTAGCCTTTTATTACTTCCAGGTCGCTGCCATCTGCATTTTTAAGGTGCAGTAAGAAATAATAAGTTCCCTCATTCAATCCCTCGCCGGTCCACTCTTTAGTGTAGTTGGTTTTGTGATAAACCTCATTACCCCAACGGTTAACGATAATCAGTTCATTGCTAGGATAATTTTCAATACCGATGATCTCAAATGTATCATTAATACCATCGCCATTAGGGGTGAAGGTGTTTGGTATTGTCAGATTGTTTACAAAACCGTCACTGATTGCCACGGCTGCAGCATTCGTGTAAAAGCCATTTAAATCACGTAGCCTGTAAGTGAAACTATCAGGGCCATTGTAACCAGGGTCCGGCGTATAGGTAACAGTCAAGTCGGCATTTACTTTCAACGTACCGTGCTTAGGTTGCTGCAATATCTCTATCGCTACGAAAGCAGCACCCGATTGCGAGTCGTTTTTCGATGGTGTAATTGTTACCGAGGAACCAACCTGAGTGCTCACCGGATCCGGCATTGCGGTTGGCGCAGGCGGAACACTGTTTGTAACTGTGGCAGTATTAGTAATTGTGTTGTTGTTGGCATCTACGGCACTGATACTTGCAACGTTAGTCACCTTAGCTGCATCTCTATCGGCTTGAGTCAAAGTGTATTTAAATGTCACCGTAGTTTTAGCACCTGCTGCTAACCCGCCTTGTACCGTGATCGGGCTATTAGTGATGTTCAACAGCGCATCGGTTAAACTGATATTATTCAACGTAACAGTCCCGGTATTGGTAACTGTAAATGTATAAGTAACCGAAGTGTAGTCAGACACACCTGTTTTAACAAGTGATATAGATCCTTTTGGCAAAATAGGAACAACAGTTGGGTCATCAACCGCTGGCGTTGCAGGGTTATCAGATTTTGGTTTGCTAACCGTGTTGCCGTTAATATCAGTAGCTGTAACACTTGCCTGGTTGCTGTAGCTTCCGGCCGCGACATCAGCTGCTGTTACTGTGTGTTTAGCCGTAACGGTGGTAGATGCACCTGCCGCAAGAGTCGCCACAGTTGCAGGGCTTATTGAACCAGCATCGGCACCTGCGTCTGTTACCCTTATGTTCGTAATAGGTGCGGCACCATTGTTAGTTACTACCAGATTATAAGTGATGACATCGCCAACTGCAGAGGCGCCGCTTGTAGCAACTTTTGTAAAGGTAAGCGATACCGAAGTTATAGTAATATTAACAGTGATCGGATCGGATACAACGCCATCCGCTGTTGTAAGTGTATAAGTGTAAGTGTCTGTTCCGACATATCCTGCAGTTGGCACATACGCAAACTGTGTATTTGCGCTATTTGGAGTAACAGTGCCGTGTAGTGGTTGGGTTACAACGGCAATGGTTGTGCCTGTAGCGCTTGCACCATCATTTGCTTTTACGTCATTCGCCACCGGCGTATTTAGTGAGGTAGCAAAATTGTCTGTTACGCCTACAGGTTTAACACTTATTGTTACCACAATTGGAGAAGTAGGTGCGCTACCCGCATTGGTAAGCGTATAAGTGTAGGTGTCTTTTCCTATAAACCCGGTTGGCGGGGTGTAGATAAGATTACCTGTACCATCGTTAATTACAGTGCCACCCTTTGATGATGTCGCCGACGGAGTTACAGTAGCATTTGTGAAGTTGGTTCCGTCGTTCGCCTTAACGTTAGTTGTCTTAGCAGTATTGATTGGCGTGGTATCAAAGTCAGGAGTACCGTTGGCGCCAGGTGTTACAATTGTTATTGTAACTGATATCGGATCAGAAATCACGCCGTCGGCCGTTGTTAAGGTATATGTGTAAGTATCTGTACCAACATATCCTGTCGCAGGCGTATAAGTAAAGTTAGTACTCGCGCCATTTGCAACTACAGTACCGTGCAACGGTGCTGTAGCAACTGCAACGGTTGTGCCTGTTGCGCTGGCGCCATCATTGGATTTTACGTCGTTAACAAGTGGTGTATTTACTGCTGTTGAGTACGTATCATTAACGCCTACCGGTTTAACCGATACGTTAACAGTTACAGGCGATGTAGGGGTACCACCGGAATTTGTTAAGGTGTAAGTGTAAGTATCCTTGCCTGTAAATCCTGCCGGCGGCGTGTAGGTAACCTTGCCTGTTCCATCATTCACAGCAGTACCGCCTTTTGTTGTTGTTGGAGAAGGGGTTACTGTAGCATTTGTGAAGTTAGGACCGTCGTTCGCCTTAACATCTGTCGTCACAGGGGTGCCTACAGTTGTTATAGCGTTGTCTGGTATACCATTATTTATAATAGTGATGGTAACTGTAATCGGATCTGATACCGCTCCACCAGCTGTAGTTAAGGTATAGGTATATGTATCAGTACCTACATAGCCTGTTGCCGGAGTGTAAGTAAACGCTGTATTGCCGGCATTTGCAGCTACCGTACCGTGAGCGGGTTGTGTAACTACGGCAACAGTTGTACTTGCCGCTGCGCCATCGTTAGCTTTTACATCATTCACTATAGGGGTGTTGATCGCGGTGGTATAGGCGTCGTTAACTCCGGTAGGCTTGCCGTTGACAGTAACCGTTACTGTTATAGGTGCCGAAGTGACGCCGTCTGCAGTTGTTAAAGAGTACGAGTATGTATCTGCACCAACATAATTATTGGCAGGAGTGTAAGTAAACGCGGTGTTACCCGTATTTGCAGTAACAGTGCCATATGTAGGCGGTGTAACCACCTTAACAGTTGTGCCCGTCGCACTTGCACCGTCGTTATCTTTCACAGTGTTAGCAATAGCGGTATTAACCGTGGTAGAATATGTATCATTTACGCCTACAGGCCTTACTGTTATGGTAACCGTAATTGGAGATGTAGGTGTACTACCCGCATTTGTTAAAGTATATGTATAAGTATCTATGCCTGTGAAACCGGCAGCCGGCGTATAGATAAGATTACCACTTCCGTCATTGGTTACAGTTCCTGCTTTAGCCGAGGATGCGGTAGGAGTAACGGTAGCATTGGTGTAGTTAGTACCATCGTTTGCTTTAACGTTAGTGGTTCTTGCCACGCCTACCAAAGTCTGATCAGCATCCGGAGTACCACCAGCTGTAAGCGTACCGTTAGCACCGGAATTGGCGATGTTTACTACCACAGTTATCGGGTCAGAGACAACACCATCAGTGGTAGTTAAAGTGTATGTATAAGTATCTGTCCCTACATAGCCGGTTGTAGGCGTGTAGGTGAATCCTGTGTTGGTACCATTAGCCGCAACAGTACCGTGCAATGGCTGGGTCACGGCGGCTACAGTTGTACCTATTGCGCTAGGTCCGTCATTGTCTTTAACATTGTTAACAACTGCCGTGTTGATGCCCGTATTGTAAACGTCGCGTACGCCCACCGGTTTAACGGCCATTGTTACAGTAACAGGAGCAGCAGGCGTACCGCCTGCATTGGTTAAGGTGTAAGTGTAAGTGTCAAGACCAATAAAGTTAACAGCAGGGGTATAAAT
It encodes the following:
- a CDS encoding glycoside hydrolase family 130 protein, with translation MLKFLKAGAIALALLNSTAGFSQTAINKLPDWAFGGFERVKGVNPIISPDTTSLFLDPMSKKQVQWEANDTFNAAATIKNGKIVVLYRAEDLYGIGIGFRTSRLGYAESSDGISFKRNRTPVLYPANDVGKPYEWPGGCEDPRVAVTPTGTYVVFYTEWNRDVPRLGVATSRDLLHWTKNGPIFRKAYNGKFFNIASKSASILTKVVNGKQVIIKSHGKYWLYWGELHVYAATSTDLVNWAPVVDSKGDLKELMSPRLGYFDSDLTECGPPALMTDKGIILFYNGKNKAAEGRDTRFTANSYCAGQALFSAKEPSKFIRRLDVPFLRPMAAFEKSGQYINGTVFIEGMAYFKSKWFLYYGCADSRVAVAVYDPAHPAKPDPLP
- a CDS encoding OmpA family protein — encoded protein: MKKVLTAISLSICLLISSLGAKAQSYSLKMANDQYNLYNYSKAVEMYLKIYKKDPTLFVAEHIASCYLLMRDFKNAETWYAVVVGMPESKTENTYTYAEMLKANSKYAEARQQYIQYYAMSLPIDSVKLRFFTASCDSAIKWINDPTGTDVNNEQFLNSAKSDWGAIKYNNSVVFTSDRPNTQKERAVTKTEHGVEINDRVYGWTGNDYLSLYESNSAATSVASMVKHFNFDAGTDYHVGAPSFTADGSQMFFTLTRIPKNISKEKGAIKTINLEIYSSTKRGNAWSKPVPFNLNNVQKYSVGDPFISPDGKTLYFVSNMPGGIGGTDIYSVTKNTDGVWSNLKNLKKINTAGNERTPYILDKMMYFSSDGGVGMGGLDIYRSAIVDEDLTTPVNLAYPTNSPQDDFAYNRYANNTGYFSSNRTGGVGSDDIYSYKEKAVARIKLEGYVYNKKTILPVPDATVTLTQSNGSPKVVTTDDNGHFSYNVQTGNTYSLRGERSGFLSDNASVSTIGVTPPKTLRKNLYIDRIELNKAIRIENIYYDLDKSDIRPEAAVELNKIIKIMQDNPTLVIEIGSHTDSRADDDYNMALSRRRSHAVVDYMVTTGDIDPERIIAHGYGETRLLNKCANGVKCSEAEHQLNRRTEFTILKY
- a CDS encoding PorP/SprF family type IX secretion system membrane protein → MKRVLAMLAFLFCASALYAQQDVQQSQYMFNGIYINPAYAGYKENLNLHAYYRNQWTGIVGAPVSMSLAVDDIVNDGKVGLAFQIASDKLGAQRSLSAYGNYAYRLRLNSTGSSRLALGFGLGIVQVGVDGSQIVTTNPETNLPLGTVNKILPDGRVGAYFSNDKYYAGISADNLISQYVNVKNTSGFLAQPKPHYYVTAGMLAPISKDIFLKPSFLLKDDRGGPTSLDLNLFLLLGQKLWLGGSYRTGVNIYNKSYLQNDLTPLNSVVAAIEVFPVDNIRIGYGYDFSIGPLAGYSGGTHEISIGFYIKNYKSRMLTPRFF